The Hymenobacter sp. DG01 genome has a segment encoding these proteins:
- a CDS encoding cyanophycinase has protein sequence MKNSKPLGKLIAIGGNEDKGTYPNPRTKKKYYLNFFELGILKRVVLESGKEDPRIEVITTASMIPEEVARIYISSFTMLNCNNVSIMDIRVPEDALQPEYIERLKLADIVMFSGGNQSRLTDIFGGTEFLAMLRERYYHQPNFIIAGTSAGAMAMSKTMIKGGSVPDALMKGAVKMGTGLGFINNVVIDSHFVKRGRFGRLIEAVALHPKLIGIGLGEDTGVLITEGNQIETIGSNLVIIMDGHQLEHNNAAAAKKGEAISIEKMLLHVLVKGNVYDIGQREFYPDLKIRLQAAESVRLTAGQDANEPAPAV, from the coding sequence TTGAAAAATTCCAAACCGCTCGGTAAGCTCATTGCTATTGGAGGCAATGAAGACAAGGGCACCTACCCTAACCCGCGCACCAAAAAGAAATATTACCTCAACTTTTTCGAGCTGGGCATTCTGAAGCGGGTTGTTTTGGAGTCGGGCAAGGAAGATCCCCGGATTGAGGTAATCACCACCGCTTCTATGATTCCGGAGGAGGTAGCCCGCATCTACATTTCGTCCTTTACCATGCTCAACTGCAACAACGTGAGCATAATGGACATTCGGGTGCCGGAAGATGCGCTGCAGCCTGAATATATCGAGCGCCTTAAGCTGGCCGATATCGTGATGTTTTCGGGAGGAAACCAGTCGCGCCTGACCGATATCTTCGGCGGCACCGAGTTTCTGGCTATGCTGCGGGAGCGGTACTACCACCAGCCCAACTTTATTATTGCGGGCACCTCGGCCGGGGCCATGGCCATGTCCAAAACCATGATCAAGGGCGGCAGCGTGCCGGATGCGCTAATGAAGGGAGCTGTGAAGATGGGCACCGGCCTGGGCTTCATCAACAACGTCGTCATTGACTCGCACTTTGTGAAACGGGGCCGCTTTGGCCGCCTGATTGAGGCGGTAGCGCTACACCCCAAGCTCATTGGCATCGGGCTGGGCGAGGACACCGGCGTGCTCATCACCGAGGGCAACCAGATTGAAACCATTGGCTCCAATCTGGTCATCATCATGGATGGGCACCAACTAGAGCACAACAACGCGGCGGCTGCCAAGAAAGGCGAGGCCATTTCGATTGAGAAAATGCTGCTGCACGTGCTGGTGAAAGGCAACGTCTATGACATCGGGCAGCGCGAATTCTACCCCGACCTGAAAATTCGCCTGCAGGCGGCTGAGTCGGTCCGCCTGACTGCCGGCCAGGATGCCAACGAACCGGCACCGGCTGTTTAA
- a CDS encoding M1 family metallopeptidase, with protein MSSATSSFISDPHSYGRPAEVSVHHLDLDLLIDFDTRTLAGTATWQLSNHAGATELLLDTRDLSIDEVLLNGPAGTPTSFTLGPADPVLGQCLRIRLQPDTAAVTIRYRTLPGAAALQWLAPEQTAGRRQPFLFTQSQAILARTWLPCQDSPGVRFTYEARAQVPAPLLALMSAENPQERTATGEYHFRMSQPIPAYLMALAVGDLEFHPLSARTGVYAEAVTLPGAADEFSDLEKMVTAAEDLYGPYRWERYDLLVLPPSFPFGGMENPRLTFVTPTILAGDRSLTSLVAHELAHSWSGNLVTNATWNDFWLNEGFTVYFERRIMEELYGRTYADMLQVLGHTALLHTLDELGHTSPDTHLHLNLAGRDPDEGLNEIAYEKGNYLLRTLEHFVGREALDTFIKEYFARHSFRSMDTASFVLYLRQELLDQHPGLEEQLQLDAWIQGPGLPAVAPPVSASRFTAVTEALRQWQDGTPAAALDTTSWSSHEWVHFLQGLPPGLTTAQLTELDTTFGFTHSGNSEILAAWFPHTIAAGYEPAQAALHQFMTRVGRRKFLVPLYRALLAVPGGADQARRIYAEARGNYHAVATSTFDALLGKPAE; from the coding sequence ATGTCTTCTGCTACCTCTTCTTTTATTTCCGATCCGCACAGCTACGGCCGGCCAGCCGAGGTTAGTGTGCATCACCTCGACCTTGACTTGCTGATTGATTTTGACACCCGCACGCTGGCTGGAACTGCTACCTGGCAACTCAGCAACCACGCCGGCGCAACGGAGCTGCTGCTGGATACCCGCGACCTTAGTATTGATGAGGTACTGCTGAACGGACCCGCCGGAACGCCCACTTCCTTTACCCTGGGCCCGGCCGATCCGGTACTGGGCCAGTGTCTGCGCATCCGTCTGCAGCCCGATACCGCTGCCGTCACGATTCGGTACCGGACCTTGCCCGGAGCGGCGGCCCTGCAGTGGCTGGCGCCGGAGCAAACGGCCGGACGGCGGCAACCGTTTCTATTCACCCAGTCGCAGGCCATCCTGGCCCGCACCTGGTTGCCCTGCCAGGACTCGCCCGGGGTACGCTTCACATATGAGGCCCGGGCGCAGGTGCCCGCCCCGCTGCTTGCCCTGATGAGCGCCGAAAATCCGCAGGAGCGCACGGCAACCGGCGAGTATCACTTCCGCATGAGCCAGCCTATTCCGGCCTACCTCATGGCTCTGGCCGTAGGCGACCTAGAGTTTCATCCTTTGAGCGCCCGCACAGGGGTGTACGCCGAGGCTGTTACCCTGCCCGGCGCGGCGGATGAATTCAGCGACCTGGAAAAAATGGTAACGGCGGCCGAGGATCTGTATGGCCCCTACCGCTGGGAGCGGTACGACTTGTTGGTGCTGCCCCCCTCCTTCCCGTTCGGGGGCATGGAAAATCCCAGACTAACATTCGTGACGCCTACCATCCTGGCCGGCGACCGGAGCCTGACGAGCCTGGTGGCCCACGAGCTGGCGCACTCCTGGAGCGGCAACCTGGTAACCAACGCCACCTGGAATGACTTCTGGCTGAATGAAGGCTTCACGGTGTATTTCGAGCGGCGCATTATGGAGGAGCTCTATGGCCGTACCTATGCCGATATGTTGCAGGTGCTGGGCCACACCGCCCTGCTCCACACTCTGGACGAGTTGGGTCATACCAGCCCCGATACCCACCTGCACCTCAACCTGGCCGGGCGCGACCCCGACGAGGGACTCAATGAAATTGCCTACGAAAAGGGCAACTACCTGCTCCGGACCCTGGAACACTTTGTCGGCCGCGAAGCGCTCGACACGTTTATCAAGGAGTACTTTGCCCGCCATAGCTTCCGCAGCATGGACACGGCCTCCTTTGTGCTTTACCTGCGACAAGAATTGCTGGACCAGCATCCCGGGCTGGAAGAACAGCTGCAGCTGGATGCCTGGATTCAGGGGCCCGGCTTACCCGCGGTAGCACCGCCGGTTTCGGCATCCCGATTCACGGCGGTAACAGAAGCTCTGCGGCAGTGGCAGGATGGTACGCCGGCCGCAGCCCTCGACACCACTTCCTGGAGCAGTCACGAGTGGGTTCACTTCCTGCAGGGGTTGCCCCCGGGCCTGACGACGGCGCAGCTGACGGAGCTGGATACCACTTTCGGGTTTACTCATTCGGGCAATTCCGAAATCCTGGCGGCTTGGTTCCCGCACACCATTGCGGCCGGATACGAGCCAGCCCAGGCAGCACTGCACCAGTTTATGACGCGGGTGGGGCGGCGCAAATTCTTAGTACCTCTGTACCGGGCCCTGCTGGCCGTGCCGGGTGGCGCCGACCAGGCCCGCCGCATTTACGCCGAGGCGCGTGGCAACTACCACGCGGTAGCAACCAGCACCTTCGACGCGCTCCTGGGCAAACCGGCCGAGTAG
- a CDS encoding murein L,D-transpeptidase encodes MNETHRPFFNSLCCWLLGLLLLTSTVSCSQDQKAQLKEALPGGLGKAGGAQPKLDSVYIVKYMSAEPKFKDQIEWAKKFYRERSFRLGWFRNHELVPQAKTLLTVINKAADEGLDPKDYKTKNFDQLFASLEAAQSDSTKRNALEKEIDVALSGTYFNYASDFYRGTVDPRAVKAIDWKVKRNKIKLHKALMTILKERESIYGYYDFEPLHPEYDRLRKALADYREIQRNGGWPTLPAGTRLVPGASSPAVAALSARLLGRDAAAPAPAAAPAVAVANKSASAATTAPAASQYTPELVAAVKDFQQQNGLKPDGIVAGETLRLLNIPVSQRIDQIMLNMERWRWIPKKFEPNYLLVNIPEYTLHVMEENKEVLSMPVIVGKTLNATPVFSDKMEFVVLAPYWNVPYSIIDKELRNKLATDPHGTLDRLDMEVVKGWGAKATPVDPGSINWSGLTEKTWKYTLRRRPGPKNDLGDVKFIFPNSQDIYLHDTPHDQLFNQTKRGFSHGCVRVAEPIKLAEYLLRNKPGWDRTTIMDTIAQGREKYVTLPEKLPVYLVYFTTWVDEAGKVHFRDDIYGHDKALAREYFD; translated from the coding sequence ATGAACGAAACACATCGTCCTTTTTTTAATAGCCTTTGCTGCTGGCTGCTGGGCCTGTTGCTGCTCACGTCTACCGTGTCGTGCAGCCAGGATCAGAAGGCTCAGCTGAAGGAGGCGCTGCCCGGTGGCCTTGGCAAAGCCGGTGGCGCCCAGCCCAAACTCGACAGCGTGTACATTGTAAAGTACATGTCGGCCGAACCCAAATTCAAAGACCAGATTGAGTGGGCCAAAAAGTTCTACCGGGAGCGAAGCTTCCGCCTGGGCTGGTTCCGCAACCACGAGCTGGTGCCGCAGGCAAAAACGCTGCTCACGGTTATCAACAAGGCCGCCGATGAGGGCTTGGACCCGAAAGATTATAAAACCAAAAACTTCGACCAGCTTTTTGCCAGCCTAGAGGCCGCTCAGTCTGACTCAACCAAGCGCAACGCCCTGGAAAAAGAAATCGACGTGGCCCTTTCCGGGACCTATTTCAACTATGCCTCTGATTTTTACCGAGGTACGGTAGATCCACGGGCGGTTAAGGCCATTGACTGGAAGGTAAAGCGCAATAAAATTAAGCTGCACAAAGCCCTGATGACGATCCTGAAGGAACGGGAAAGCATCTATGGCTACTACGACTTTGAGCCCCTGCACCCGGAGTACGACCGGCTGCGTAAGGCGCTGGCCGACTACCGCGAGATTCAGCGCAATGGCGGCTGGCCAACTCTGCCCGCTGGTACCCGTCTTGTGCCGGGCGCTTCCTCACCGGCCGTGGCTGCCCTGAGCGCCCGCCTGCTAGGACGGGATGCAGCTGCGCCGGCCCCGGCAGCGGCCCCCGCCGTAGCAGTGGCAAACAAGTCAGCCAGTGCCGCTACAACGGCTCCGGCCGCTAGCCAATATACGCCCGAGCTGGTGGCAGCGGTAAAGGATTTTCAGCAGCAGAATGGGCTTAAGCCCGACGGTATTGTGGCCGGGGAAACCCTGCGTCTGCTCAACATTCCCGTAAGCCAACGCATTGATCAGATCATGCTGAACATGGAGCGGTGGCGGTGGATTCCGAAGAAGTTTGAGCCGAACTACCTGCTGGTAAATATTCCGGAGTACACGTTGCACGTAATGGAGGAAAACAAGGAGGTGCTCAGCATGCCCGTAATCGTTGGCAAGACGCTGAACGCAACCCCTGTCTTCAGCGACAAAATGGAGTTCGTGGTGTTGGCTCCGTACTGGAATGTTCCCTACAGCATCATCGATAAGGAGCTGCGCAATAAGCTGGCCACTGACCCTCATGGCACCCTCGACCGCCTCGATATGGAAGTGGTGAAAGGATGGGGGGCGAAGGCTACCCCCGTTGACCCGGGTAGCATCAACTGGAGCGGCCTCACCGAAAAAACCTGGAAGTACACGCTGCGCCGTCGGCCGGGTCCGAAAAACGACCTGGGCGATGTGAAGTTTATCTTCCCCAACTCCCAGGATATCTACCTGCACGATACCCCCCACGACCAGCTGTTCAACCAAACCAAGCGAGGGTTCAGCCATGGTTGCGTGCGCGTGGCCGAGCCCATCAAGCTAGCCGAGTACCTGCTGCGCAACAAACCCGGCTGGGACCGTACCACCATTATGGACACTATCGCCCAGGGCCGGGAAAAGTATGTTACGCTTCCTGAGAAGCTGCCGGTTTACCTGGTGTACTTCACTACCTGGGTGGACGAGGCTGGCAAAGTTCACTTCCGCGACGACATCTACGGTCACGACAAAGCTCTGGCCAGAGAGTATTTCGACTAA
- a CDS encoding helix-turn-helix domain-containing protein has translation MIEQRIKELLLSRQLSPTQFADAIGISRPIVSHILSGRNKPSLEVVQRVIAAFPELSLPWLLNGTGPMLAAAPQAVAETPRSRTVRPKTELPYQPKETEAPKALESEAAPAPVAPVISEVTLATEATAAVEQVKPAVTASVVPSEPSTQAGLAQTVSVPGKVIRRIVIFYQDGTFSDFQPEQ, from the coding sequence ATGATTGAGCAGCGCATTAAGGAGCTACTCCTGTCCCGGCAACTTAGCCCAACGCAGTTTGCTGATGCCATCGGCATTTCCCGACCTATTGTGAGCCACATCCTGAGTGGGCGTAACAAGCCTAGTCTGGAGGTAGTACAGCGGGTCATTGCGGCGTTTCCGGAGCTTTCCCTGCCCTGGCTTCTGAACGGCACCGGGCCAATGCTTGCTGCAGCGCCGCAGGCTGTGGCAGAAACTCCCCGTAGCCGCACTGTTCGCCCTAAAACCGAACTGCCCTACCAGCCCAAAGAGACGGAGGCTCCTAAGGCCCTAGAATCGGAGGCAGCGCCTGCGCCGGTTGCGCCAGTTATTTCTGAGGTTACTCTGGCCACCGAGGCGACAGCAGCAGTGGAGCAGGTTAAGCCAGCCGTAACAGCTTCGGTGGTTCCGTCGGAGCCCAGCACACAAGCAGGGCTAGCTCAGACAGTTAGTGTACCCGGCAAGGTTATCCGGCGCATTGTCATCTTCTATCAGGAC